Proteins co-encoded in one Cyprinus carpio isolate SPL01 chromosome B5, ASM1834038v1, whole genome shotgun sequence genomic window:
- the LOC109090744 gene encoding heterogeneous nuclear ribonucleoprotein U-like protein 1 isoform X1, translating into MSGLNVKKLKVNELKEELQRRGLDTRGLKADLADRLQAALEAEAAGSAPSDEQDQDCEAGGEPGEGNDYQEEEFAAKEQDYGEEAKAQFDDGNSTDLYQGGFDDQGTESNEGNEDSTETPIPGFGTSDYSSDAMPGQMTEQSSYDQDECQEPEAKQPYAEEPARPHSKQDEVKQEYEETPSHAESQAEQKVDEPASREIPEGDASQHRQQEESEGDEVKTEYKADEDVPQQAADWDAQVKSEDDRCSSYSRKRSYDDSRGYGYYEHREERRGRSPQPPAEEEEEDIDDKLVVIDTYNCDLHFKVARDRYSGYPLTIEGFAYLWAGARATYGVTKGRVCFEMKINEEISVKHLPSSEPDPHVVRIGWSLDSCNTQLGEEPFSFGYGGTGKKSSNCKFEDYGEKFRENDIIGCYIDFDSSEEVEMTFSKNGKGLGPCFHVSREELAGRALFPHVLVKNCAVEFNFGQREEPFFPQPEGFTFIQDIHLEERVRGTLGPATKADCEILMMVGLPGSGKTTWAIKHAVENPDKKYNILGTNAIMEKMKVMGLRRQRNYAGRWDILIQQATQCLNRLIQIAARKKRNYILDQTNVYGSAQRRKMRPFEGFQRKAIVICPTDEDLKERTLKRTDEEGKDVPDHAVLEMKANFVLPDVGEFLDDVTFVELQREEADALIKQYNEEGRKAGPPPEKRFDNRQGGFRGRSNFQRYDSRGGPQGGRGGYQNRGGSGGGGYRGGYNRGGYSQNRWGNNHRDGGSGGRGGYSRNQQSGGSYNHNRQVSYNKSGSGSSGGYSQSQPQSYNQGYNQGYNQSNYNQGYNYGNYSQYPGYNQSYSQTPAPTGQTYNQQQQSYNQQYQQYAQQWQQYYQNQSQWNQYYNQYGSYGNYNQQGTQGSQGAQGTQ; encoded by the exons ATGAGCGGGCTGAATGTCAAAAAGCTCAAAGTCAATGAGCTGAAGGAAGAGCTCCAGCGGCGAGGCCTGGACACCCGCGGGCTGAAGGCGGACCTGGCGGACCGATTGCAGGCGGCGCTGGAGGCCGAGGCGGCGGGGTCTGCGCCATCGGACGAGCAGGATCAAGACTGTGAGGCTGGCGGGGAGCCGGGAGAGGGCAATGATTATCAGGAGGAAG AATTTGCAGCCAAGGAACAAGATTATGGAGAAGAGGCCAAGGCACAGTTTGATGATGGAAACAGCACAGACCTTTACCAGGGTGGATTTGATGATCAGGGAACCGAGAGTAACGAAGGCAATGAGGACAGCACCGAGACCCCCATACCTGGTTTTGGAACAAGTGATTATTCATCAGATGCAATGCCAGGACAGATGACGGAGCAGTCCTCCTATGACCAGGATGAATGCCAGGAGCCTGAGGCCAAGCAGCCGTATGCTGAGGAACCAGCCAGGCCGCACTCTAAACAGGATGAGGTGAAGCAGGAGTATGAGGAGACTCCTTCACATGCAGAGTCACAGGCTGAGCAGAAGGTCGACGAGCCAGCGTCACGGGAGATCCCAGAAGGAGACGCAAGTCAACACAGACAGCAGGAAGAGTCCG AGGGTGATGAGGTGAAGACTGAGTATAAGGCCGACGAGGATGTTCCACAGCAGGCCGCTGACTGGGATGCACAGGTCAAATCAGAGGATGATAGGTGCTCGTCATACAGTCGCAAGAGGTCATATGATGATAGTCGAGGATACGGTTACTATGAACATCGTGAGGAAAGGAG GGGAAGGTCACCACAGCCCCCAgctgaagaagaggaggaagacaTTGATGATAAACTTGTGGTCATTGACACCT ATAACTGTGACCTGCACTTCAAGGTGGCTCGTGACAGATACAGTGGTTACCCTCTGACCATTGAGGGCTTTGCCTACCTGTGGGCAGGTGCTCGAGCCACTTACGGTGTTACTAAAGGACGTGTGTGCTTTGAAATGAAG ATAAATGAGGAAATTTCAGTAAAGCACCTTCCTTCGTCTGAGCCTGACCCTCATGTGGTGAGAATCGGATGGTCCCTGGATTCTTGCAACACTCAACTCG GTGAAGAACCCTTTTCGTTTGGCTATGGAGGAACTGGCAAGAAATCCTCCAACTGTAAATTTGAAGACTATGGGGAAAAGTTCAGAGAAAATGATATCATCGGCTGCTatatt GACTTTGACAGCAGTGAGGAAGTAGAAATGACATTCTCCAAGAATGGCAAGGGGCTGGGCCCATGTTTCCATGTCTCTCGAGAGGAACTGGCCGGCCGCGCTCTTTTCCCACATGTATTGGTGAAGAACTGTGCCGTGGAATTCAACTTCGGACAGAGAGAGGAGCCCTTTTTCCCTCAGCCAGAGGGCTTCACCTTCATTCAGGATATTCATCTAGAGGAGAGAGTCAGAGGGACACTGGGACCTGCTACTAAAGCTGATTGCGAG ATCCTGATGATGGTTGGTCTGCCTGGTAGTGGAAAAACCACCTGGGCCATAAAACATGCTGTAGAAAACCCTGACAAGAAGTACAACATCCTGGGCACAAATGCAATCATGGAGAAGATGAAG GTCATGGGACTTCGTCGTCAGCGCAACTATGCCGGACGGTGGGACATACTTATTCAGCAGGCCACGCAGTGTCTCAACAGGCTCATCCAGATTGCTGCCCGCAAGAAGCGCAACTACATCCTGGATCAG ACAAATGTATATGGATCAGCCCAGAGACGAAAAATGCGTCCTTTTGAAGGTTTTCAACGCAAGGCTATTGTAATTTGTCCCACGGATGAGGATTTAAAAGAGCGAACGTTAAAGCGAACTGATGAGGAAGGGAAGGATGTTCCCGATCATGCTGTGTTAGAAATGAAAG CAAACTTTGTGCTGCCCGATGTCGGCGAGTTCCTGGACGATGTGACATTCGTAGAGCTTCAGCGGGAAGAAGCCGACGCTCTCATCAAGCAGTACAACGAAGAAGGCCGTAAAGCTGGCCCTCCTCCAGAGAAGCGCTTTGATAACCGACAGGGTGGTTTCCGCGGCCGTAGTAACTTCCAGCGCTATGACAGTCGCGGTGGACCTCAGGGTGGCAGAGGTGGCTACCAGAACCGGGGCGGCTCTGGAGGGGGAGGCTACCGAGGAG GATACAACCGTGGAGGCTACAGCCAGAATCGCTGGGGGAATAACCACAGGGATGGAGGCTCTGGAGGCCGTGGTGGATACAGCCGCAACCAGCAGTCTGGAGGCAGTTACAACCACAACCGCCAGGTCTCCTACAACAAGAGTGGCTCTGGATCATCTGGAGGCTACAGCCAGTCACAG cctCAGTCGTACAATCAAGGCTATAACCAGGGCTACAACCAGAGCAACTACAACCAAGGGTACAACTACGGCAACTACAGTCAATACCCAGGATACAACCAGAGCTACAGTCAAACTCCAGCACCCACTGGACAGACCTAcaaccagcagcagcagagctaCAATCAACAGTACCAGCAG TATGCTCAGCAGTGGCAGCAGTACTACCAGAACCAGAGCCAGTGGAACCAGTACTATAACCAATACGGCAGTTATGGCAACTATAACCAGCAGGGCACCCAAGGCAGCCAGGGCGCCCAGGGAACACAGTAG
- the im:7138535 gene encoding protein FAM98B, which translates to MERDTGIISLIKALGYKSRECLKKCKCDELPCPLLTWLVSELRESCPDAPARHVGGAVLFGELRDMLKQMSCPQNALTSEHLSPLLLFRVIEFLVSELAAARMLTYRESHPEDTEQSCESKGKEQRQWESLNVGNKDEHQEISPAQEDKTNWKEVNKNLAELFQTLGLETSSQMSDTCAEVETRLTSLPEGEVPEALLKTSLNSEQWKKINDINRALCKDYECRRQMMIKRFHVTLQSFTWGERGKERSALLSSMKTFTTSLESSVSIATLLAAREDESRIRPVKAGPSTAVHKVLMGSVPDRGGRPGEIEPPMPSFTSRSEGGGSHHYRKRRREFSGKKKKNKQN; encoded by the exons ATGGAGCGAGACACTGGTATAATCAGTTTGATTAAAGCTCTTGG gTATAAAAGCAGAGAGTGCTTGAAGAAATGTAAATGTGACGAATTACCTTGCCCGCTGCTCACCTGGTTGGTCTCAGAACTAAGAGAGAGTTGTCCTGATGCTCCAG CACGACATGTTGGTGGCGCAGTTCTGTTCGGGGAGTTGAGGGACATGCTGAAGCAGATGTCCTGTCCTCAAAATGCTCTTACATCAGAGCACCTTAGCCCACTTCTGCTGTTCAGAGTGATTG AGTTTTTGGTGTCAGAGTTGGCGGCTGCACGTATGCTGACGTACAGAGAGAGTCATCCAGAAGACACAGAACAGAGCTGTGAGTCAAAGGGCAAAGAGCAAAGACAGTGGGAAAGTCTTAATGTGGGCAATAAAGACGAGCATCAGGAAATCAGTCCAGCACAAGAGGATAAAACTAATTGgaaagaagtaaataaaaatcTTGCAGAACTGTTTCAGACTCTTGGCTTAGAAACATCCTCTCAGATGAGTGATACCTGTGCAGAG GTGGAGACACGGCTGACATCACTTCCAGAAGGTGAAGTGCCAGAAGCATTACTGAAGACCAGTCTGAACTCTGAGCAATGG aaaaagaTTAATGACATCAACAGAGCTCTCTGTAAGGATTATGAATGTCGGCGCCAAATGATGATCAAGCGTTTCCATGTCACACTACAATCCTTTACTTGGGGAGAGAGGGGAAAG GAACGCAGTGCTTTACTTTCTTCCATGAAAACCTTCACAACTTCTCTTGAGTCCTCCGTCTCCATTGCTACGCTGTTGGCGGCCAGAGAGGATGAGTCTCGCATTAGGCCTGTTAAAGCAGGGCCTTCAACAGCTGTTCACAAG GTACTGATGGGCAGTGTGCCAGACAGAGGGGGACGTCCAGGAGAGATTGAGCCACCGATGCCCAGCTTCACCAGTCGCAGTGAGGGAGGAGGTAGTCATCATTATAGAAAGAGAAGACGAGAATTTTcaggaaagaagaagaaaaataaacagaattaa
- the LOC109090744 gene encoding heterogeneous nuclear ribonucleoprotein U-like protein 1 isoform X2 translates to MSGLNVKKLKVNELKEELQRRGLDTRGLKADLADRLQAALEAEAAGSAPSDEQDQDCEAGGEPGEGNDYQEEAKEQDYGEEAKAQFDDGNSTDLYQGGFDDQGTESNEGNEDSTETPIPGFGTSDYSSDAMPGQMTEQSSYDQDECQEPEAKQPYAEEPARPHSKQDEVKQEYEETPSHAESQAEQKVDEPASREIPEGDASQHRQQEESEGDEVKTEYKADEDVPQQAADWDAQVKSEDDRCSSYSRKRSYDDSRGYGYYEHREERRGRSPQPPAEEEEEDIDDKLVVIDTYNCDLHFKVARDRYSGYPLTIEGFAYLWAGARATYGVTKGRVCFEMKINEEISVKHLPSSEPDPHVVRIGWSLDSCNTQLGEEPFSFGYGGTGKKSSNCKFEDYGEKFRENDIIGCYIDFDSSEEVEMTFSKNGKGLGPCFHVSREELAGRALFPHVLVKNCAVEFNFGQREEPFFPQPEGFTFIQDIHLEERVRGTLGPATKADCEILMMVGLPGSGKTTWAIKHAVENPDKKYNILGTNAIMEKMKVMGLRRQRNYAGRWDILIQQATQCLNRLIQIAARKKRNYILDQTNVYGSAQRRKMRPFEGFQRKAIVICPTDEDLKERTLKRTDEEGKDVPDHAVLEMKANFVLPDVGEFLDDVTFVELQREEADALIKQYNEEGRKAGPPPEKRFDNRQGGFRGRSNFQRYDSRGGPQGGRGGYQNRGGSGGGGYRGGYNRGGYSQNRWGNNHRDGGSGGRGGYSRNQQSGGSYNHNRQVSYNKSGSGSSGGYSQSQPQSYNQGYNQGYNQSNYNQGYNYGNYSQYPGYNQSYSQTPAPTGQTYNQQQQSYNQQYQQYAQQWQQYYQNQSQWNQYYNQYGSYGNYNQQGTQGSQGAQGTQ, encoded by the exons ATGAGCGGGCTGAATGTCAAAAAGCTCAAAGTCAATGAGCTGAAGGAAGAGCTCCAGCGGCGAGGCCTGGACACCCGCGGGCTGAAGGCGGACCTGGCGGACCGATTGCAGGCGGCGCTGGAGGCCGAGGCGGCGGGGTCTGCGCCATCGGACGAGCAGGATCAAGACTGTGAGGCTGGCGGGGAGCCGGGAGAGGGCAATGATTATCAGGAGGAAG CCAAGGAACAAGATTATGGAGAAGAGGCCAAGGCACAGTTTGATGATGGAAACAGCACAGACCTTTACCAGGGTGGATTTGATGATCAGGGAACCGAGAGTAACGAAGGCAATGAGGACAGCACCGAGACCCCCATACCTGGTTTTGGAACAAGTGATTATTCATCAGATGCAATGCCAGGACAGATGACGGAGCAGTCCTCCTATGACCAGGATGAATGCCAGGAGCCTGAGGCCAAGCAGCCGTATGCTGAGGAACCAGCCAGGCCGCACTCTAAACAGGATGAGGTGAAGCAGGAGTATGAGGAGACTCCTTCACATGCAGAGTCACAGGCTGAGCAGAAGGTCGACGAGCCAGCGTCACGGGAGATCCCAGAAGGAGACGCAAGTCAACACAGACAGCAGGAAGAGTCCG AGGGTGATGAGGTGAAGACTGAGTATAAGGCCGACGAGGATGTTCCACAGCAGGCCGCTGACTGGGATGCACAGGTCAAATCAGAGGATGATAGGTGCTCGTCATACAGTCGCAAGAGGTCATATGATGATAGTCGAGGATACGGTTACTATGAACATCGTGAGGAAAGGAG GGGAAGGTCACCACAGCCCCCAgctgaagaagaggaggaagacaTTGATGATAAACTTGTGGTCATTGACACCT ATAACTGTGACCTGCACTTCAAGGTGGCTCGTGACAGATACAGTGGTTACCCTCTGACCATTGAGGGCTTTGCCTACCTGTGGGCAGGTGCTCGAGCCACTTACGGTGTTACTAAAGGACGTGTGTGCTTTGAAATGAAG ATAAATGAGGAAATTTCAGTAAAGCACCTTCCTTCGTCTGAGCCTGACCCTCATGTGGTGAGAATCGGATGGTCCCTGGATTCTTGCAACACTCAACTCG GTGAAGAACCCTTTTCGTTTGGCTATGGAGGAACTGGCAAGAAATCCTCCAACTGTAAATTTGAAGACTATGGGGAAAAGTTCAGAGAAAATGATATCATCGGCTGCTatatt GACTTTGACAGCAGTGAGGAAGTAGAAATGACATTCTCCAAGAATGGCAAGGGGCTGGGCCCATGTTTCCATGTCTCTCGAGAGGAACTGGCCGGCCGCGCTCTTTTCCCACATGTATTGGTGAAGAACTGTGCCGTGGAATTCAACTTCGGACAGAGAGAGGAGCCCTTTTTCCCTCAGCCAGAGGGCTTCACCTTCATTCAGGATATTCATCTAGAGGAGAGAGTCAGAGGGACACTGGGACCTGCTACTAAAGCTGATTGCGAG ATCCTGATGATGGTTGGTCTGCCTGGTAGTGGAAAAACCACCTGGGCCATAAAACATGCTGTAGAAAACCCTGACAAGAAGTACAACATCCTGGGCACAAATGCAATCATGGAGAAGATGAAG GTCATGGGACTTCGTCGTCAGCGCAACTATGCCGGACGGTGGGACATACTTATTCAGCAGGCCACGCAGTGTCTCAACAGGCTCATCCAGATTGCTGCCCGCAAGAAGCGCAACTACATCCTGGATCAG ACAAATGTATATGGATCAGCCCAGAGACGAAAAATGCGTCCTTTTGAAGGTTTTCAACGCAAGGCTATTGTAATTTGTCCCACGGATGAGGATTTAAAAGAGCGAACGTTAAAGCGAACTGATGAGGAAGGGAAGGATGTTCCCGATCATGCTGTGTTAGAAATGAAAG CAAACTTTGTGCTGCCCGATGTCGGCGAGTTCCTGGACGATGTGACATTCGTAGAGCTTCAGCGGGAAGAAGCCGACGCTCTCATCAAGCAGTACAACGAAGAAGGCCGTAAAGCTGGCCCTCCTCCAGAGAAGCGCTTTGATAACCGACAGGGTGGTTTCCGCGGCCGTAGTAACTTCCAGCGCTATGACAGTCGCGGTGGACCTCAGGGTGGCAGAGGTGGCTACCAGAACCGGGGCGGCTCTGGAGGGGGAGGCTACCGAGGAG GATACAACCGTGGAGGCTACAGCCAGAATCGCTGGGGGAATAACCACAGGGATGGAGGCTCTGGAGGCCGTGGTGGATACAGCCGCAACCAGCAGTCTGGAGGCAGTTACAACCACAACCGCCAGGTCTCCTACAACAAGAGTGGCTCTGGATCATCTGGAGGCTACAGCCAGTCACAG cctCAGTCGTACAATCAAGGCTATAACCAGGGCTACAACCAGAGCAACTACAACCAAGGGTACAACTACGGCAACTACAGTCAATACCCAGGATACAACCAGAGCTACAGTCAAACTCCAGCACCCACTGGACAGACCTAcaaccagcagcagcagagctaCAATCAACAGTACCAGCAG TATGCTCAGCAGTGGCAGCAGTACTACCAGAACCAGAGCCAGTGGAACCAGTACTATAACCAATACGGCAGTTATGGCAACTATAACCAGCAGGGCACCCAAGGCAGCCAGGGCGCCCAGGGAACACAGTAG